In Deltaproteobacteria bacterium, the genomic stretch TTTTTCTGAGCTTGATTGTAATTCATTTTATCTGCAATTCTCATTTAAAACTTCCTATAACCTTTTTAAATTTAGAACTGTATCAAACATTTCATCCGCTGTTCTAATCAATCGTGCCGAGGCATCATAAGCTTTTTGCATCTCAATCATTTTGGTTGTTTCTTCATCAAGACTCACGCCACTAATGCTTTCCCTAATTTGACCTAATTGGTCTAAAATGTTTTTTTGATTTTCATGGGTTTTAATGGCTCTTTGGGCAATGGTTCCAATCTGTCCAACTTGAGCATTATAATAATCATCCAAAGAGGAGTTACCTTCTTCCATAACTTTTTGATATTGAATAGAGGAAATGATATTAGCAATCGTACTGTCGCCAGGACTATCGACTCTTGAAGCTGCAACAATTTTCCCTGAATCTAATTTAATGGATTCATTTAATGATAAAGTTTCAGAGGCGTCTTTAACTGATTCAGGCATTTCAAAAAATAAGATTCCACTTTTTCCATATTTATCATAGCCCTCTATATGAGCTTTATTGACTTCTGTTGCTAGGGTGAAGGCCATGGTATCCACTCTTGAAAGATGATCTTCAATCAATTCATCACGAATTTCCAAGGCTCCGCCAATGCGACCACCCCTAATCTGATCCGTGACACTAAACAAGCTTCCATTTTCGCTGGGTCGATAAAATATTTCAACACGATCGCGCTCATCGGTATAGGAAGTTTCTAAATCTCTGGAGGATAATCCCGAAACAAGAATCGCTGTGTTTCCTGCGGTGACACTAACCATCCCATCGCGACCCTCAGCCCAACTGATATCTATTTTTTCACCCAGTTTTTTCAAGAGCAAATCACGACGGTCGCGTTCATCATTTGCTGGGATCCCTTGAACTTCGACAAGCTGAATTTTTTCATTCAGGGTAGCTAATTCTTTCGTGTATTGATTGATTTCATCTACAGTAGTTTTAATTTGGCCATCGAGATCCACTTGCACATCTTTTAATTGACGATTGACTCGTTTAAAATCCTGTACCAAAGACTGAGCTGTTTCTCTGACCATAGTTCTGGAGGCTAAACTTTCCGGGGTGTTCGAGAGTTCTCTAAAGGAATTAAAAAAATCAGTCATAAACTGGTTTAATCCTTTATTGGTTTGTTCATTATAGACTTGTTCTACTCGTGCAAGGGAATCTGCTTTTGTTTCCGTCATGCCAAGGTTCATATTTTCACGTTGAATCTGTTTCTCTAGCCAAGGATTATTAACTCGGGTTACTTGTGAAGCTTTGGCCCCCATACCGATTCTTAACCGACCAGAACTGACAGGGTCATTGGTAACGATTTCAACACGCTGTCTGGAATAACCCTCTGTGCTTTTATTGGCAATATTGTGCGAAACAGTTTGTAAAGCCGTTTGCGAGTTAGATAGTGCTCTTTTACCAACGTCCATCATGGACGAAATTTTAGACATCCTGTCCTCAATTTATTTAAATTTCTTTGGAAACAAAATTACCAGATTGTTCTGGTCCTTGTTTATAATTCCCTTTTCGTTCGTATGTTTTCTTTCCAGAGAGAGTTTCTTTAATATTATTCATAGTCCCGTTCAAGGCTTGCAAGGCTTTTTGAGTGAGCAATTCATTATCTTTATTTATTTCAATAATACGAGTGATCACCATATCTAGTGTTTTGTGTAAATTTCTTAATTGATCCCCCATGACTCCAGGTATTTTCTGAGCGATTTCTAAAAGTCTTGGGTTTTCAGAGTCAGCTTTGATCATCACGCACAATTCTTTGGCATGTTTAAATCGCAGAGTATCTGCCAATTTTATTTTCTGTAAATGAAGCTCTTTTTGAGAATTTAGTTCAAGAATTTTATTCGCATCTGCCTCGACAAGTGCTTCTTTTTCTTTGCGAGCTAAATCGAGCAATTGAAGGTAAAATTTAATTAAATCTTCTAAATTTGAAACTAATTTTTCAAAGGCCTTTTCTTTTACCGCATCCATGCGATGTTCTCCAGTTCCGTATTTAATTTATTATTACGAATTAGTTAAAAAGACTTAATTCTTCATCCACCATTTTGTCAGCTACATCCTTTGAGTTGACGGAATATTTTCCTTCATCAATTAACTTTCTAAATTTTTCAACCTTTGCTTGATCCACATCGGGTGCTGCCAAGGCGAGTTCTTTAATTTTTTTAGCCTCCATCGCGCGAGCAGAAAGATCCACCTTGGAAGCCTCATTACTACTAGGTGAAAAAAGAGAATTAGCTAGGGTCGTTGGAGTTTGAGATTTTTGTGAACTCTCTGTTTTTTCAGATTTTCCACTGTCATTTAGATTTAGATTCTGACCAACTTTATTATGCGTAATTTTCATAAAGAGCCTCCTAGAATTGTCTCATACTGAATCATCGTATCATATTGGAACAGAATTTTAAAGCTAGTTTGCAGGTGATTGGATCTACAGGTCTTTAGTGTGTTCCTTTGAAAGCACAGACCTAAATCGCGTCAGCATTTGGTTTACAATTTCAGAATTTCCAGCAACTAAAGATCGGCTGTAGGGTGTATGAGCCTGATTTTCATAGGTTCTTAGAATTCCACCAGCTTCTTCTACTATCAATTGCCCAGCTGCTACATCCCAAGGGCTTAAGTTTTTTTCCCAAAAACCATCAAATACGCCTCGGGCAACTTGACAAAGGTCATAGGCGGCAGCTCCAGCACGACGAATGCCTCTGCAGTCCCCAACGAGAAGTGAAAATAAATCTAATTGTTCCTTAAGGGCAGGTTTGTTATCTGGGAAAAAACCGGTAGCTAGTAAGGATTTATTTAAATCAGTATTAGAATTAACTGACAATTTTTTTCCATTTACATAGGAACCTTGATTTTTAATGGCGGTATAGGTTTCTCCCAGAAGAGGCACGTCGATAACTCCAAGTAAAAGCTCACCATTTTTTTCCAAGCCTATACTGATACAGAAAATGGGAAATTGATGAACATAATTGGTTGTTCCATCGAGGGGATCGCAAATCCAACGAGCTTTTTCTTGGGCTCGTCCAGGATTCACCCCTATTCCGGCAAAGGCAGATTCTTCACCCAAAAATTCTGTTTCTGGGTATTTGCTAAGCAAAAATGATTTTATCACTTTTTCAGATTCCTTATCCGCTTCACTGACGAGGCCTGCAAGGTGTTTCTCCTCAACACAAGAAAGTTTCCCATAATAATCAAGTAAAACTTGCCTAGCTATTTTGGCTGCTTTGATAGAATCATATAAGGCTTGATTTAAATCCATAAAACCCCCATTCAGATGTAGTCCGTTACAAACTATATGTCACTCTTCTTAGGTCTCGTCGAGCGCCGCCTTCTCAGCTAGCGCAGCGTGCAAGTTTTTCAGGACAAGAAATGCAAACCCTTCTAAGGTCCCATTGACCAAGGGAAAAGAGATTATATAAAATAAACAATAAGTAGGCGTGTAGGGAAGCAGGCTAAATTAGTTTGATTTATCAAAAAGGAATTAAAGCATGGGTGCAAAATCTGATGTGGTTGTAAAATTAGTTTTGGTTTTTTTTATATCGTTATTTTCTTTTGCTATAGGGACATTTGTAGGAAAAAAGTACAGCGATAATCAGCATAAATTGGCTAAATTAGAACCAGAAGCCAAAGCAGTTCATGGCGAAAGAAATGTAGCCAGTGATCATGAGAGCGCAGAACATGGCACCCCTGCATCTGTAAAAAACCATAATGAAAAATCAGAAATGGTATCCGATGAAGAGATTAAAAAACTAACAGAAGAGGCTTTAAAAAAAGAAGAATTTATTGCTGACGACACTAAAGGAGAAAAACCAATACACAATCCTAACGTGCCCAAAACAGCAGTAAAAAATGCACATCATCATGATGAAGCCTTGGCTGCGGCCCAGGCATTTTTAGATGGTAAAGCACCAGAGGCTAAAGACGATGCAAAAAAAGAAGCGCGAATTCCATCAAGTCTCCCTAAGGATGTGGCTCAATATGCAGTGGGAAAGTTTACGGTTCAAGTTGCATCTTACGCGGAAAAAGCAGACGCGGAAAAAAAAGCAAATCAACTTAAAGAAATGGGCTATCAGGCAAATGTTTTCACGGCACAAGTGGGTGGAAAGAACTGGTACCGAGTATCCTTTGGCTTATTTTCTAGCCAGAATGAAGCCTTATCTGAAAAACAAAAATATTTAGAGCAAAATAAAACGGAATCTGCACTTGTACAAAAAATTAAAAATTAATAGAATAAAAAGATGAGGCGTTTCATCTTTTTAGGGTTCATAAGTTTTGTGTTGTTTTCAGTAAAAGGTTTTGCTGCTCAACCTCCAAAATTTGTAATTTATTTAGTATTCGATCAAATGAGAGCCGATTACCTATTGAAATATAGGTCTGAATTTAAGAGCGCTATATCAAAAACAAATGGTTTAGGTGGATTTGCCTATTTAATGGAAAAAGGTGCGTACTATCCGTATGCTCAGTATGAAGTTTTACAAAACATGACCTGCCCGGGGCATGCGATGATTTCAACTGGGTCTTGGCCAATAAATACAGGAATTTCAATGAATGACTGGTATTCTCGAAATACAGAGAAACTAGAATATTGTGTTGATGACAGTAAAGATGGCATTTCGCCGAGAAAGTTATTAACAACAACAGTCAGTGATGAATTTAAAAATTTAGATAAACCAAGTAAAGTTTTCGGAGTAGCTCTAAAAGACAGATCCGCCGTCATGTTGGCGGGGCACCGGGCAGATGGAGCCTTTTGGTTTAATGAGAAAAAATGGATTTGGGAAAGTAGTTCCTATTATAAAGAATCCCCTAAATGGATTTTAGATCATAATAAAAAATTAATTCCTAAGATTGCTGATAAAAGTTTGTTTCTTACAAATTGGGGAACTGAAACGACTATTAATATGGCGATAGATTTAATCAAGAACGAAAATTTGGGAAAAACAAAGGGAACAGATTTTTTATTTTTGAGTTTTTCGACTCATGACCTTGCAGGTCATGAGTATGGTCCTAACTCAGAAGAAATGAAAAAGTTAACCCTAGAAGAAGACAGAGAGCTATCTAGATTTTTAAATTTCTTAAATCAAAAATTTAATTTAAATGAGAATGTAGAAATAATTTTAACTGCCGATCATGGGGTTCCCTCTTCTGTTGAGTATTCTCAAAAAAATAAAATTGCGGCAGATCATTTGGATGAAATAAAAATTGTAGAGAATATTTATTCAGAATTAAACAAAAAATATTCACCAAATGAAAAACAAGAATGGTTTACCTCCATGAGACTATTTCATTTTTTCGTAAATTTAAAAACTTTGAATAAATTAAAAATCGATAAAAAGGAATTTTTAGAAACCAGCAGGGAGTTACTTTTGAAAGAAAATTTGGCAGAGGAAATTCTTATCCCTTCTAATTTTAAAAATCAATTGCCGGTGAGCACTCAGCTCAGAAATCAAGTTCAAAATAGCTATGTTGAAAGTCAGTGGGGAGATTTAATATTAGTGCCTAGACCCTATTATATGAACAAAGGGAAAACCTACACAGTGAATCATCTTACAGGATACGTATATGACAGGACCGTACCACTCATTTTCTTTGGTAAAAACTTTAAGACAGGACTTTTTTATCAAAAAGTTTTTGTCGTAGATATTGCTCCTACCGTTGCGGCCACTTTGGGAAGCCTTCCAGGAGCCAAATCAGATGGAAGGATGCTGCATGAAATCCTTAAATCTAATTAGAGCGTGATTGAAAAGTATTTATTGTACTACCTAAAGGATACTTGCACGTTTGCCCTAAAGGAGACTTGCTTAAAGTGAAGTAGTGGGAGTAGTATTGAACTAATTATGAATCAAAAAGTATTTGTCAATAGAACATTAAATCTTAAAAAAATAAAGTATATCGGCCTGGATATGGATCATACTCTTGTCAGGTATCACAGCCAAGCATTTGAAAGCCTCTCCTATTCTACAATTGTAAAAAAACTTATAAGTAAAAAAAATTATCCTTCCACATTAACAAAATTAAATTTTGATTATAATTTTGCGATCCGGGGACTAGTTATTGATAGAAAAAAAGGAAATCTTCTTAAGCTGAACCGCTATACAGCAATTAGAGCTTCCTATCATGGTTTAAAACCTCTGGATTTTAAAACCCATCAAAAACTTTATCGAAGTACTTATATTGATTTGGGTGATTCAGATTTTATGGCTATAGATACCTTTTTTTCAATCTCCTTGGCTGTTCTGTATGCACAAATTGTAGATCTAAAAGATTCAGATTCTTCGAATCTCTATCCTGAATACGCCCAAATTGCTGATGATATTTTATATGCATTGGATGAGGCCCATCGAGATGGAAGCTTGAAAAATGAAGTCAAAGATAACTTGGGAAAATATATTATAAAAGATCCAAAAGTGGTTGAGGGTCTTGAAAAATATAAAAAACATGGAAAAAAAATATTTGTTCTGACTAATTCTGATTACCATTACACGAAGTTATTAATGGATTATGCAGTGACTCCGTTTCTAAAAGAGCATAAATCATGGAGTGATTTATTTGAACTAGTGATAACTTTTGCACAAAAGCCCAAGTTTTTTTATGAAAAACGAAGCTTTTTAAAAGTGAATCCCGTTGATGGAAGCATGAGCAATTATGATTACCCTTTAGTACATGGAGTTTATCAGGGTGGAAATGCTTTTCAGTTTACCGATGATTTACAACTTGATGGCGATGAAATACTTTATATAGGGGATCATATATATGGTGATATTCTTCGGTTAAAAAAAGACTGCAATTGGCGTACGGCAATGGTTCTAGAAGAATTAGAACAAGAAGTTATAAATAATGAGAAAGCTGAACCGCTGGTAAAAGAAATTGAAAAACTAATGAAATTTAAAGAGCCTCTTGAAGATAAGTACACTGAATTGATGACAGAAAAAAGTGAAAATAAGTCCATCAAGGATGAAGAAATCAATGAACTTCAGGAAAAAATATCAATTGTAGATACACAAATAAGTCAGCTGATAAAAAAACAACAGGTAATATATAATCTTCAGTGGGGACAACTTATGCGATCTGGCAATGAAGAAAGCTATTTGGCCTATCAAGTAGAAAGATATGCCTGTGTTTATATGTCTAAATTGTCTGACCTGGTCACCTTGTCACCTCGGACTTATTACAGAGCCCCTAGACGGCCCCTTTCTCACGAAACAGTATAAGAAAGTTTCCTATGCCTCAACTCTACGTTGAGAAATTAAGGTGCTAGCTCGCAAATCGGTTTGGCAAATAAAATCTTTTTAATGTTTTTCTCTATATTTGGGACTTGTATCTTTAAATAGACTTGAAACTTTTTACTTTTTTTAGATTGAGGACAACTAGGTAAAGGTAAATTCACGAATTTATCTGGGGAATTTTTCTTTGACTGATTAAGGTTCATTTGAAGATCTTTTAGAAAATAAAACCAGCATTTTTTTGCTGATTTATCATTATCAAAATCACAAGGAACTTTGTATCTTTGAAAATACTCCAGAGCATATTTTTTATTACCGACCGTAACAAGCTCGAAAAGAAGATCATTATTTCTAACCCCAGAGAATACCTTAACATATTTCTCAGAATCATAAATTTCAAATTTGGTTCTTGAGCTCAATTCATCGGCATCCTTCAAAAACAAGAAGTGGGCTTTGACTCCCCAAAGAATGGCTCCTTGAGATTCGACTTTTTTAAAACCTTCTAGTTTAAGATCATCACAGGTACGTAGTTTTTTATTAGAGTCTAGATCTTTGATATTTTTAAAATAAATGGAATTTCCTACAAATCCGGGATCCAGTTTTTCAACAATGGTCAGAGAGTGAAAGGCTTTACAAATTAATTTTACCTTTTCGCCTTCAACAAGATCGCTATCTTGTAAGAATTCAGTTTTTGTTACCACTGGGGTTTCAAATTGAGCCAGGGCCAATCGGAATGACAAAAGTAAATATAAGATAATTTTCATAATTAATACTTGCTTTTAAGATTCGCTTTTTCAACTCTTTTTTCTTTGATCTGATTCTTATCATCGACGAAAACAACCTGAGGTTTGTAGGTCAGGGCTTCCTTTTCGCTCATTTGACAATAAGCTACAATAATTACAAGATCTCCCTTTTGAACTTTTCTTGCCGCAGCACCATTCAAACAAATTTGTCCTTTTTTACCCTTGATGACGTAGGTAGAAAATCTTTCACCGTTATTGCAATTTAAAATGTCCACTTTCTCGTGAATTAAAAAATGTGCCGCTTTAATCAATGACGGATCAATAGAAATTGAACCTTCATAGCTTAAATCGGCCTCTGTAACTGTCGCACGATGAATTTTGCTTTTTAAAATATTTAATTCCATATAATTCCTATTTATTTAGTTGTAATGAAATCAGCAGACCTTTTAAAACCAGATCTGGAATGATATAATCATAAATTTTTTCTTTTTCAAACAAATGAGAAAATCCACCTGTCCCTATTACAAGGGTTTCTTCGTTATTAAAACATTCCTGTTTTAACTTGAAAATAATTTCTTTCATTTGGCCAAGATGACCAAAATAAAGTCCCGATTGAATGCTTTCAACAGTTGATTTTCCCAGCACTTCGGATAAAGAAATGATTTCAACGGAGGGAAGTTTGGCCGTTTTACTTTCAAGGGCCTCCATAGAGATTCTTAAGCCAGGAACAATAGATCCACCCAGATATTCTTTGTCTTTGGTCACAGCGCAAAAGGTAGTTGCCGTACCTAAATCCACGATAATCAGGTTTTTATGGGGATAAAGAAATGTAGAGGCAATAGAGTTCGAAATCCTATCCGCACCAACTTCTAAGGGATTTCGATATTTAATTTTTAATCCAGTTTTAACGCCCGCCTGTAACACAAATGGATTTATGTTGAAATATTTCTTACAGGCGCCTTTTAAAGAATATAATACATCAGGAACAACTGTACAAATAGTTATATCTGAAATGGTTTCAGGTAAATAGCCATTTTCACGAATGGCCGTTCGAAGAAATATTCCAATCTCATCAGAGGAAGAACTGCCCTTTGAGTTTTTTCTAAAAGAAATAACCATTTTATCATTGTCAAATAAGCCACCAAAAATTTGTGAATTGCCAACATCAAGGGCTAAAATCATAATGGTTCTCCAAATAAAATATTATTTACGACTAAGGTATTCAAGTTGGCGATCCCTGCACAAGGAATAGAATCACCTGTTTTTTTGTCCCACAAAGAAAAGGCATGCTTTGTTTTATCTGTTGAAATCTCATGTAAATCATTATGAATGACATAATCAACGTTCTTATCTGAAAGCAACTTTTTGACTGCGGCGTCTTTAACATTTTTTAATTTTGAATCGGTTAATTTAAATCCAATTATTTTAACCTTCTTATTGGAGCTGTATGTTTTTAATTTAGAGATAATTTTAAAATTTGGTTCCAGAACAAGACTAATTTCTTCATTAGACTCTATTTTGTTTGAACCCTTTATTGTAGGAAAAGGTAATGGTTTTGATTTCGATTTGTTTCTAGACATGGATCTAATTTCTTTCACAGAGAAGTCGCTGACTGCGGCTGCGTGAAAAACAAAGTCATACTTTGAATTTTTAAGCTCAAATTTCAACGAAGAATTTAAATCGCGGAAGCTAGAAAATTTTTTTAAACTGATTTCGGAACAGATTTTTTCTTGAACCCTTTCACTTAAAAGCAAGGTTACCTGAAAACCCAGTTCCGTAAAAAACTCGGCCATTTTAATGGAAGTCGATCCCGTGCTTGCATTTGTAATAAAGCGAACAGAGTCGATTTTTTCCTGTGTTCCTCCACCCGTGATTAAAATTCTATTTTTGAAAATGCTCTTAGTGCCTAGAAATTTCTTTGGTCTGCTTGACCCTTTAAGGGTTTTTTTAATTTCGGTAAGAATTAATTCGGGCTCCAGAAGTTTTCCATAGCCAACCTCACCACAGGCCAAAATTCCTGATCCTGTAGAAGAGATAGTGATTCCCATAGCAGCTAAGTTTTGCATGGATTTTTGAGTCACCGGATGATGGTACATTGATGAATTCATTGCAGGAAATAAAATAAAAGGTTTTTTGAAATCATGGGCCAAAAATAAGGTACTTGCTAAATCGTCTGCAATTCCAGCAGAGATTTTATTAATAAAGTTGGCGGTTGCAGGTGCTACAACGACAATATCGGCATCACGGATTAATTTTATGTGACCCATGATTTGCCCCTCTTCGAACACGGAAGTATGAACACGAATACCCGTAAGGCCCTCTAAAGTTGCCGTTCCAATAAATTGAGAAGCTGATGGAGTCATTACGCATTGAACTTGGTGACCCTCTTGAGCCAACTTAGAAACGACATTCACGGCTTTATAACAGGCTATAGATCCCGTAAAGATAAACAATATATGATTTGAAGTTTTTAAATCAGATTTCAACATTGTCGATCAACCTCACGGCCCCAACTTGAACGGCAGCATATCTTCGATGATTAAAATCAACGATATAGTCAACTATAAGACCTTCTTTTTGAATTTTATCGGCAGCTTCTTCTGCTGTTTTTGAATTATTAATACTTTGAAATATCACAGAGCTTTTTTCAAGTTCAATAGAGGATAATCGTTTGTTTCTTGAGCTCATTGCCAGCCCTGAGGCCTCACGAATTGTTGGACAAGAGACAATAGTTATCGGCAGAAAGAAATATTTTACCATGTCTTTAATTAAGGATAGTTGTTGGTAATCTTTTTCGCCAAAATAAGCTCGATCAGCCCTGGTGATATTAAATAATTTGAGAACAACAGTCAGAACGCCGTTAAAGTGATGAGGCCTGTTCGCTCCACACAAGGAATAACTAAAATCATTTTCAATGACTTTCAGCCTATAATTGTCCGCATACATTTCCTTAGTCTCAGGAAGAAACAAAAC encodes the following:
- the flgK gene encoding flagellar hook-associated protein FlgK — encoded protein: MSKISSMMDVGKRALSNSQTALQTVSHNIANKSTEGYSRQRVEIVTNDPVSSGRLRIGMGAKASQVTRVNNPWLEKQIQRENMNLGMTETKADSLARVEQVYNEQTNKGLNQFMTDFFNSFRELSNTPESLASRTMVRETAQSLVQDFKRVNRQLKDVQVDLDGQIKTTVDEINQYTKELATLNEKIQLVEVQGIPANDERDRRDLLLKKLGEKIDISWAEGRDGMVSVTAGNTAILVSGLSSRDLETSYTDERDRVEIFYRPSENGSLFSVTDQIRGGRIGGALEIRDELIEDHLSRVDTMAFTLATEVNKAHIEGYDKYGKSGILFFEMPESVKDASETLSLNESIKLDSGKIVAASRVDSPGDSTIANIISSIQYQKVMEEGNSSLDDYYNAQVGQIGTIAQRAIKTHENQKNILDQLGQIRESISGVSLDEETTKMIEMQKAYDASARLIRTADEMFDTVLNLKRL
- a CDS encoding flagellar protein FlgN, which produces MDAVKEKAFEKLVSNLEDLIKFYLQLLDLARKEKEALVEADANKILELNSQKELHLQKIKLADTLRFKHAKELCVMIKADSENPRLLEIAQKIPGVMGDQLRNLHKTLDMVITRIIEINKDNELLTQKALQALNGTMNNIKETLSGKKTYERKGNYKQGPEQSGNFVSKEI
- the flgM gene encoding flagellar biosynthesis anti-sigma factor FlgM gives rise to the protein MKITHNKVGQNLNLNDSGKSEKTESSQKSQTPTTLANSLFSPSSNEASKVDLSARAMEAKKIKELALAAPDVDQAKVEKFRKLIDEGKYSVNSKDVADKMVDEELSLFN
- a CDS encoding inositol monophosphatase, which encodes MDLNQALYDSIKAAKIARQVLLDYYGKLSCVEEKHLAGLVSEADKESEKVIKSFLLSKYPETEFLGEESAFAGIGVNPGRAQEKARWICDPLDGTTNYVHQFPIFCISIGLEKNGELLLGVIDVPLLGETYTAIKNQGSYVNGKKLSVNSNTDLNKSLLATGFFPDNKPALKEQLDLFSLLVGDCRGIRRAGAAAYDLCQVARGVFDGFWEKNLSPWDVAAGQLIVEEAGGILRTYENQAHTPYSRSLVAGNSEIVNQMLTRFRSVLSKEHTKDL
- a CDS encoding SPOR domain-containing protein, whose protein sequence is MGAKSDVVVKLVLVFFISLFSFAIGTFVGKKYSDNQHKLAKLEPEAKAVHGERNVASDHESAEHGTPASVKNHNEKSEMVSDEEIKKLTEEALKKEEFIADDTKGEKPIHNPNVPKTAVKNAHHHDEALAAAQAFLDGKAPEAKDDAKKEARIPSSLPKDVAQYAVGKFTVQVASYAEKADAEKKANQLKEMGYQANVFTAQVGGKNWYRVSFGLFSSQNEALSEKQKYLEQNKTESALVQKIKN
- a CDS encoding alkaline phosphatase family protein yields the protein MLFSVKGFAAQPPKFVIYLVFDQMRADYLLKYRSEFKSAISKTNGLGGFAYLMEKGAYYPYAQYEVLQNMTCPGHAMISTGSWPINTGISMNDWYSRNTEKLEYCVDDSKDGISPRKLLTTTVSDEFKNLDKPSKVFGVALKDRSAVMLAGHRADGAFWFNEKKWIWESSSYYKESPKWILDHNKKLIPKIADKSLFLTNWGTETTINMAIDLIKNENLGKTKGTDFLFLSFSTHDLAGHEYGPNSEEMKKLTLEEDRELSRFLNFLNQKFNLNENVEIILTADHGVPSSVEYSQKNKIAADHLDEIKIVENIYSELNKKYSPNEKQEWFTSMRLFHFFVNLKTLNKLKIDKKEFLETSRELLLKENLAEEILIPSNFKNQLPVSTQLRNQVQNSYVESQWGDLILVPRPYYMNKGKTYTVNHLTGYVYDRTVPLIFFGKNFKTGLFYQKVFVVDIAPTVAATLGSLPGAKSDGRMLHEILKSN
- a CDS encoding HAD-IG family 5'-nucleotidase, yielding MNQKVFVNRTLNLKKIKYIGLDMDHTLVRYHSQAFESLSYSTIVKKLISKKNYPSTLTKLNFDYNFAIRGLVIDRKKGNLLKLNRYTAIRASYHGLKPLDFKTHQKLYRSTYIDLGDSDFMAIDTFFSISLAVLYAQIVDLKDSDSSNLYPEYAQIADDILYALDEAHRDGSLKNEVKDNLGKYIIKDPKVVEGLEKYKKHGKKIFVLTNSDYHYTKLLMDYAVTPFLKEHKSWSDLFELVITFAQKPKFFYEKRSFLKVNPVDGSMSNYDYPLVHGVYQGGNAFQFTDDLQLDGDEILYIGDHIYGDILRLKKDCNWRTAMVLEELEQEVINNEKAEPLVKEIEKLMKFKEPLEDKYTELMTEKSENKSIKDEEINELQEKISIVDTQISQLIKKQQVIYNLQWGQLMRSGNEESYLAYQVERYACVYMSKLSDLVTLSPRTYYRAPRRPLSHETV
- a CDS encoding aspartate 1-decarboxylase encodes the protein MELNILKSKIHRATVTEADLSYEGSISIDPSLIKAAHFLIHEKVDILNCNNGERFSTYVIKGKKGQICLNGAAARKVQKGDLVIIVAYCQMSEKEALTYKPQVVFVDDKNQIKEKRVEKANLKSKY
- a CDS encoding type III pantothenate kinase; amino-acid sequence: MILALDVGNSQIFGGLFDNDKMVISFRKNSKGSSSSDEIGIFLRTAIRENGYLPETISDITICTVVPDVLYSLKGACKKYFNINPFVLQAGVKTGLKIKYRNPLEVGADRISNSIASTFLYPHKNLIIVDLGTATTFCAVTKDKEYLGGSIVPGLRISMEALESKTAKLPSVEIISLSEVLGKSTVESIQSGLYFGHLGQMKEIIFKLKQECFNNEETLVIGTGGFSHLFEKEKIYDYIIPDLVLKGLLISLQLNK
- the coaBC gene encoding bifunctional phosphopantothenoylcysteine decarboxylase/phosphopantothenate--cysteine ligase CoaBC; this encodes MLKSDLKTSNHILFIFTGSIACYKAVNVVSKLAQEGHQVQCVMTPSASQFIGTATLEGLTGIRVHTSVFEEGQIMGHIKLIRDADIVVVAPATANFINKISAGIADDLASTLFLAHDFKKPFILFPAMNSSMYHHPVTQKSMQNLAAMGITISSTGSGILACGEVGYGKLLEPELILTEIKKTLKGSSRPKKFLGTKSIFKNRILITGGGTQEKIDSVRFITNASTGSTSIKMAEFFTELGFQVTLLLSERVQEKICSEISLKKFSSFRDLNSSLKFELKNSKYDFVFHAAAVSDFSVKEIRSMSRNKSKSKPLPFPTIKGSNKIESNEEISLVLEPNFKIISKLKTYSSNKKVKIIGFKLTDSKLKNVKDAAVKKLLSDKNVDYVIHNDLHEISTDKTKHAFSLWDKKTGDSIPCAGIANLNTLVVNNILFGEPL
- the panC gene encoding pantoate--beta-alanine ligase, whose product is MKVFRSVKDFQFWRKTIPSEKSIGFVPTMGALHQGHVSLLRRSKNENDLTVLSIFVNPTQFNQLQDFENYPKTLEQDITIATEEKIDVLFLPETKEMYADNYRLKVIENDFSYSLCGANRPHHFNGVLTVVLKLFNITRADRAYFGEKDYQQLSLIKDMVKYFFLPITIVSCPTIREASGLAMSSRNKRLSSIELEKSSVIFQSINNSKTAEEAADKIQKEGLIVDYIVDFNHRRYAAVQVGAVRLIDNVEI